In Pseudomonas sp. Q1-7, the genomic window ATCCACAGAGTGTTTCACAGGGATTGTGGGTAGCTGAACGACATACCGCACGCAGAAGGGCTTATGCCAGCACCTGGAGGATGTCCGCCTGTGGATATCCCCCCTTCGGACGGACGGGACCGACGCCATTTCCCATGCGCCTAGACTTCCCAAGCTAACCACAGAGGAGATCGGGCCATGCTCAAAGTCGCCTTGCTGGTACGCCTGGAGGCCAAGCCGGGCAAGGTCGCCGAGGTGGAGGATTTCCTCCGGGACGGCCTGCCGCTGGTGCGGGAAGAACCCGATACCACCGCCTGGTTCGCCCTGCGCATAGGGCCGACGACCTTCGGCATCTTCGACGCCTTCGACAGCGACCTGGGACTGCAGGCGCACCTGTCCGGACAGGTGGCCGCCGCCCTGATGGAGCGCGCCGGCGAGCTGTTCCGCGAACCACCTAGGATCGAACGGGTGGAAGTATTGGCGGCGAAGCTACCCTTTGCCGAGGAAGAAGAAGAGTTCTGAAACACCGCAGAGGCGAGTTCTTTGGATTTTGCGGAGCGGCGACCAATGAAGCCCGCCCAAGGCAATAAGCCCTTCTTGATCCCCTCCAGCAGCATGTGATGCGGATATTCCGAATTCATTCGCGAACCATTCCACCGGACCGGCCTTCGGGTTGCAGGAGGGCACTCTGCGTTCACGGATGGCCAAGGAATGCCAGCGGTCCTGTTGCGTCTAATGGGTAGCCAGCGGTCGGCCGCTGGCCGGGTCGAGCTGCCGGGCCTTGGCCAACTGGCGGATCAGCGCGTCGCTGGGCTTGGGCGGCGGGACGTTGGCCTCGCGCTCTTGCAGCCACTGCAGGGTGCCGTCCCACGGCGGCAGCTTGGCCGGCGGCAGCGGCACGATCTCGTTGATCTCGGGGACCGTGGGATGGGCGTAGGAATAATCGGCAAGGATGCTCCAGATTTTGTTATAGCGCTCAGCGCGTTCAAGGTCTGCCTCGTAGCCTAAGTTATCGGATTTGGGATCACGGAATGCACGCCTCAGGAACCCCGCCGAAGCTTCATCACCCGCAGCCACCCCCAGCTGGAATGCTTCAAGTGCCCCTTGAAGATCTCCCCGGTGGTGCAAGCTGTAACCCAGGTCTGTAGCCGCATCCCCATGGCCCTGCTCGGCCGCGCAGCGGCGCATCTGTCGCCCAATGTCGGCACCGGCCAGGGTGCCGGCCAGCTTGTCGCCCACCAGTGCCTGCGCCTGCGCGCTGCCCTCGTCGGCCGCCTTGCGGTAGTAACGCAGGGCCATCGCCTGATCCTCGCGCAGGCCGGCCGCGCCCCGTTGCAGGAAGAAGCCGACGAAGTAATAACCGGTGGCCACGCCGGCCTCGATCAGTTCCTCGCTCAGGCGCAGGCGCTCGGCGCCGCGCACCTTGAAGTGGCCGCGCATGGCGCCGTTCAGCAGGTTGATCGTGGCCTTGTAGTGGCCGTTCTCGGCAGCGATGCGGTAGAGCCGTTCGATCTCGGCGTCCACGCCCGGGTCCTGCTTGAGCTGGTTGTTCTTCTGCAGCCAGCGGGCGTACTTGAACAGCAGGTCGCTGTCCGCCGAGGCTTCGGGGATGCGTTCATGCTGGCAACTGAAGGCCAGGTCGGCCTTGATCTGGGCGAGCGGGTTCACGGGCGGGTCCTTTTTCAGCTGGAGGCCATGGCCGGCGCAGGCGGTCAGCAGCAGCCCCAGCAGGGCCAGCGCACCCAGCAGCCGCGACCTAGGCTTCACCGAGCATTCTCCATTCGATCGGGGCTTCGCCCACCGTGATCCGGTCGGGCAGCGGCCAGATACGGGGATGGCGTTGCCGAACCACCAGCCGGGGCAGTATTTCGCCCTCGGCGAATCGGCGAATCTCGCCCTCGCGGATGCGGGTGAAGCGCTTGTCGGCCAGCGCCACCGCCTGCCAGTAGCCGGCCTGCGGGCAGGGCTGGCCGCTGTCGCAGACCGGTGCGGGGAAATCGACCGCAATGAAGTTCGGCGACGCCGGCAGCGGGCGACCGCTGGCCGGGTCGAGCTGCCGGGCCTTGGCCAACTGGCGGATCAGCGCGTCGCTGGGTTTGGGCGGCGGGACGTTGGCCTCGCGCTCTTGCAGCCACTGCAGCGTGCCGTCCCACGGCGGCAGCTTGGCCGGCGGCAGAGGGACGATCTCGTTGATCTCGGGGACCGTGGGATGGGCGTAGGAGTAGTTTGCAAGGATGCGCCAGATTTTGTTGTAGCGCTCGGCGCGTTCAAGATCTTCCGGTTGGCCCAGGTAATTCAGCCTGTCCGTTGGGTCCGGCCCACGAAAGCCGTCGTCCAGAAAACCCGCTGACGTTTCATCACCCGCCGCCACCCCCAGTTGAAACGCTTCGAGTGCTTCCTGGTAGTGCCCATCACCTGACAGATCAACGCCCAAATCTGTAGCCGCATCGCCATGGCCCTGCTCGGCCGCACAGCGGCGCATCTGCCGGGCAATATCCGGTGCGATAGCGATGGGCGCCAGTTTGTCGGCCACCAGCGCCTGGGCCTGCGCGCTGCCCTCGTCGGCCGCCTTTCGGTAGTAACGCAGGGCCATCGCCTGATCCTCGCGCAGGCCGGCCGCGCCCCGTTGCAGGAAGATGCCGACGAAGTAGTAGCCGGTGGCCACGCCGGCCTCGATCAGTTCCTCGCTCAGGCGCAGGCGCTCGGCGCCACGCACCTTGAAGTGGCCGCGCATGGCGCCGTTCAGCAGGTTGATCGTGGCCTTGTAGTGGCCGTTCTCGGCGGCGATGCGGTAGAGCCGTTCGATCTCGGCGTCCACGCCCGGGTCCTGCTTGAGCTGGTTGTTCTTCTGCAGCCAGCGGGCGTACTTGAACAGCAGGTCGCTGTCCGCCGCGGCCTCGGGGATGCGTTCATGCTGGCAGCTGAAGGCCAGGTCGGCCTTGATCTGGGAGAGCGGGTTCACGGGCGGGTCCTTTTTCAGGTGGAGGCCATGGCCGGCACAGGCGGCCAGCAGCAAGGTCGAGAGCAGGAGCAGAGGGCGCATCAGTCGAGATCCTTCCAATCGGCTTTGTCGTAGAGGAACTCCACCAGCGGGGTATCGGGCGGCAATCCTTTTGACTGGCGCTCGTTATTTCGTTTGATGATCCTCTTCCAAGCCTTGAACGCCTCAGCCGGATCATCCTGTACCCCCTTGCCAGCGGTATGCAGGTCCCACAGCCGGCGGCGCATGGCCTGGGTCACGCTGTACCACTCGTGGAGGATGTTCAGTTCGCTGTCGGCCATCATGCTGCGGCTGTTGATGTTGGCCGAGCCGTGGGTGGTGAGCACGTCGTTGACGATCATCAACTTGGAGTGGATGTACACCGGCATCCAGTTGCCGGCCGGCGAGTCGGGCGCCACCAGCGAGCAGACGTGCACCTTGAGGCCGGGGATCGTCTCGGGAATCAGGACCTCGTCCTTGATCGCCTGAGTCTTCCGGTCCAGTTCCGCCTGCCATTTGGCCAGTTCCTGGCGCCCGTGCAGGTCGTTGCCGCCATCGGGCCGCGGCTTGGGCGGCATGGCCTGCCTCGCCTCCTTGATCCGCGCGAGCTTGGTGACCTTGGGGATGGTGTCGGCCCGCCCCAGGCTTTCCAGCATCCGCTGGGTGTTGACGGTCCCTTTGCCGATGCCCTCATCGGTGGCATTGGTGACCACGAACAGGTGCAGGGCGCCGTGCTTGCCGGGGTCGCGCCCTTCACGGGTCTGGTCCTTGGCCGCCTGTTTGATCGCCTCGGCCAGGGGCGGCCAGCGGAAGTACTGGTTTTCGATGTAGATGAACTGGGTCGCGTTGTTGACCGCCTTCAGGTAGCCCGCCTGGATGTCGAGCACGGCGTCGGTCTGTTGCGCCTGGGTGCGCAGGAGCTGCGACATCTGCATATTGCCGTGCTCCCGGCGCGGCTTCAGTTGCTCGGCCACCTCCTCGGCCTTGCGCGACGACAGCAGGTCCTCGCCGGTTTCCTTGGTCCAGGCCGTGGCGAAGTTGTGATGCAGGTCCTTGAGAATCATCCCGGTGACCTGGCAGGAGATGTCCTGGCGCGGCAGGGCGCCGCGCGGGCCACGATGCGGCGCGTGGGTTTCGGCCCGGGGATTCTTCGGATCGGGGCGCTTGAGCGCCGAGTGCTGGTCGGTATCCCAGTACTCGTCGAGCAGGTTGTGGCCCATGACGAAGCCGATGGCCTGCTCCGGCAGTTCGTAATCGACCAGCACGCTCTTCTGATGGTGCGTTACCGAGCCGGCCATGACCGCGCGAGCCTGCCAGGCGAGCCCCGGGTCGAGGCGCTTGCGCTTGAGCTGGTAGGCAATCTCTGCGCGCTCGGACAGGCTGAAGCCACGGCTGACGAACAGCGGGCGACCGGCGTCCGCCAGAACGCCCGCCTGGTCATCGGCAACCGCGTGCGCCGTGAACCACTGATGATCGTATGCGTGCTGCTCGTCGGTAGCGGTTTGTCCGGCCCGGTCAGCGATCCCGCCTTTGCCCGGCAGGTTGGCCTCACCGAGATACCCGGTTGCATTCAGGGGCATTTCCCAGCCGAGGATGCGCACCTGGACGCCGGCCTTGGCCTTCGCCTTGAGCAGCTCGCCGATGCAGCGGTCGTCGCTGCCATCCCGGACCAGGTGCATCGACGGCTGGAACCCCCAGCAGATGATGTCGACCGAACGCTGGGCACCGGCAATGGCCTGGTGCACCGCGCGGAAGGTCTCTTCGCCATTGATCAGCGGCTTGTAGGTACACACCCGTGGCGGGTATTCGCTCTCGCACACGAACCAGGGGGGGCACAGGGTCGCTTCCTGGGTATGCCGCAACGCGATGGGGACGACGATTACGGGATGGCGGGCGTTGGCGGGCCTCATGCGGGGTCTCCTTCTTCGCGGCTGGGGCAGGCGTCCTTACCGCGAAAGGCACGCGCATCGAGTGACGCACCGAGGTCGCGGACGCGGAGCTTGTGGCCGCTGCGGTCGAAGTAGGGGTGGAGTGGGTCGAACATGCGGAGGGCTCCTCTGCGTTAACACCGAACGCAGGAGACTGCCGCGTGCTCCCATTTCACCGCTATCGGACCGGTTCGGAATCAACGCTTGAAAAGGCGCCTCTTCGTACAGGGAGACAGGAAGAGGCTGGAAGGGCATTTCCGACGGGTGCCGGAAACCGGCTCGCGCCGGCCAATGAAAAGCCCGGCCCTTTATCGGGGCCGGGCTTTTCTGTGCGTGGGAAGCTGAATACCTGTGTGTGAACGCTTTGGCTTCCGCAGAACGGCTCCCCAAGAAGCCCGCCCAAGACGGCGAAACAGAAATAATCAGCCGAGCGTGCCGGTGGGCCTGTCTCGAAACCCGCTAGCGATACTCGAGGCAGGCATAAGCAACCCGAGCCTCCCTACCCTTCACTGCTGGCCAACACCAATTGCGCCGCGATCAGGTCTTCCAGGGCATAGCCCACCGACTTGAACAGGGTGATCTCGCTGTTGGTCTGGCGATGACCCCGGCCGTGCAGCAGGTCGGCCAGTTCGAGGTGGATGCTGTGCTCGGTGATGGCGCCCTCGGCGATCGCCTGGAGCAGGTCGCCGGCCTCTTCCAGGGCGCCGGCGCGGGTATCGACAACGATGCGCGAACGGGCCACGGCGGCGCTGTCGGTTTCGCGCATCGTCGGCAGGAAGGCCCCCACCAGGTCGAGGTGAGTGCCGGGATGCAGCCAGTCGCCAAGGATCAGCGGCGAGGTGGAGGTGGTGACGCAACTGATGCAGTCGGCCTGCTGGGCGCAAGTCTGCAGGTCGGGGGCCACCTGCACCGGATAGCCTTCGGCGGCGAGGCTGCGCACCAGTTCAGCGGCCTTGTCCGGGTGGCGCCCCCAGATATCCACGCGCGTGTACTGCCGCACCACGCTGTGGGCACGGACCATGTGCGCGGCCAGGGTGCCGGTGCCCACCACCAGCAGGCGGCTGGCGTCGTGACGCACCAGGGCGTGGGCGGCCAGGGCCGAGGTGCAAGCGGTGCGCCGGGCGGTGAGTTCGGAAGCCTCCAGCACCGCCAGGGGGCGGCCGGTGGCATCGTCGAACAGGGTGAACAGGGCGGCGACCGACGGCAGGCCCTTCTCGTCGTTGTGGGGGTACACGGTGACCAGTTTGACCCCGACACCCCGCCCTTTCTGCCAGACCGGCATGCACAGCAGCGAGGCATCCCCCGGCAGGGCGTGGCTGGCGCGCAGCGGCGCCATGGCCGGGTTGGCCAGGCCGTGGCGCAGGGCGTCGATGAGCTGTGGATAAGTCAGCGCGGCGGCGACGTCGGCATTGGTGAAGAAGCGCAAGGTTTGCATGGCGGACTCCTTGTGGGACCGGGGGTGAGTGGCCTTCCCTCCCCCGGCCCCTCTCCCGAAGGGAGAGGGGAGGAACAGCGGTCAGTGGCCGCCGAGGTAGGCGTTGCGGACCTCCTGGTTGCCCAGCAGCTCCTCGCCGGTGCCGCTCATGCGGATTTCCCCGGTGACCATCACGTAGGCGCGGTCGGAAAGCTTGAGCGCATGGTTGGCGTTCTGCTCGACGAGGAAGATGGTCATGCCGGTCTGGGCCAGTTCCCTGAGGGTCTGGAAGATCTGCTTGACCACGATGGGCGCCAGGCCCAACGAAGGTTCGTCGAGGAGCAGCAGCTTGGGCCGGCTCATCAGCGCGCGGGCGATGGCGAGCATCTGCTGCTCGCCGCCGGACATGGTCATCGCGCGCTGGTTGCGTCGCTCCTTGAGGCGCGGGAAGAGCTCGAACATGCGCTGCATGTCCTCGTCCGCGTGATCCATGCCGACGGGGATGGTGCCCATCAGCAGGTTCTCCTCCACGCTCATGTCGGGGAACACCCGGCGCCCTTCCGGGGACTGGGCGACGCCGTTGGAGGCCACATAGTGGGCCGACTTGTGGGTGATGTCGGTGCCCCGGTAGACGATGGCGCCACCCGCCGCGCGGGGCTGGCCGAAGATCGACATCAGCAGGGTCGACTTGCCCGCGCCGTTGGCACCGATCAGGCTCACCGTTTCGCCTTCGTCGATGTGCAGGCTGACCTTGCGCAGGGCCTGGATGGGCCCGTAGAAGACGTCGACGTCCTTGAACTCCAGGAGGGGTGCGCTCATGCCACTTCCTCCTCTTCGGCGCCCAGGTAAGCGGCGATCACCTTGGGATCGTGGCGGATATCGTGGGGGGCGCCCTCGGCTATGACTTCGCCGTGGTCCAGTACCACGATGTGATCGGAAATGCTCATCACCATGCCCATGTCGTGTTCGATCAGCAGTACGGTCTGGTCGTGTTCGTCGCGCAGCTTGCGGATGATCCGGCTGAGCGCTTCGGTCTCCGCCGGGTTGAGGCCGGCGGCGGGTTCGTCGAGGCAGATCAGCTGCGGCCGGGTGCACATGGCGCGGGCGATCTCCAGGCGGCGCTGTTGGCCGTAGGAGAGTTCGCCGGCCAGGCGGTTGGCGGCGTCCACCAGGTCCACCACTTCCAGCCAGTAGAAGGCGTGGTTGAGGGCGTCTTCCTCGGCCTTGCGGAAGCCCGGCGTGTTGAACACGCCCGCCAGCAGGCTGCGGTTGACCCACATGTGCTGGGCCACCAGCAGGTTCTCCACCACCGACATTTCGCGGAACAGGCGGATGTTCTGGAAGGTGCGCGCCAGACCCGCGCGGT contains:
- a CDS encoding SEL1-like repeat protein, which encodes MKPRSRLLGALALLGLLLTACAGHGLQLKKDPPVNPLAQIKADLAFSCQHERIPEASADSDLLFKYARWLQKNNQLKQDPGVDAEIERLYRIAAENGHYKATINLLNGAMRGHFKVRGAERLRLSEELIEAGVATGYYFVGFFLQRGAAGLREDQAMALRYYRKAADEGSAQAQALVGDKLAGTLAGADIGRQMRRCAAEQGHGDAATDLGYSLHHRGDLQGALEAFQLGVAAGDEASAGFLRRAFRDPKSDNLGYEADLERAERYNKIWSILADYSYAHPTVPEINEIVPLPPAKLPPWDGTLQWLQEREANVPPPKPSDALIRQLAKARQLDPASGRPLATH
- a CDS encoding SEL1-like repeat protein, yielding MRPLLLLSTLLLAACAGHGLHLKKDPPVNPLSQIKADLAFSCQHERIPEAAADSDLLFKYARWLQKNNQLKQDPGVDAEIERLYRIAAENGHYKATINLLNGAMRGHFKVRGAERLRLSEELIEAGVATGYYFVGIFLQRGAAGLREDQAMALRYYRKAADEGSAQAQALVADKLAPIAIAPDIARQMRRCAAEQGHGDAATDLGVDLSGDGHYQEALEAFQLGVAAGDETSAGFLDDGFRGPDPTDRLNYLGQPEDLERAERYNKIWRILANYSYAHPTVPEINEIVPLPPAKLPPWDGTLQWLQEREANVPPPKPSDALIRQLAKARQLDPASGRPLPASPNFIAVDFPAPVCDSGQPCPQAGYWQAVALADKRFTRIREGEIRRFAEGEILPRLVVRQRHPRIWPLPDRITVGEAPIEWRMLGEA
- a CDS encoding ABC transporter ATP-binding protein, coding for MSAPLLEFKDVDVFYGPIQALRKVSLHIDEGETVSLIGANGAGKSTLLMSIFGQPRAAGGAIVYRGTDITHKSAHYVASNGVAQSPEGRRVFPDMSVEENLLMGTIPVGMDHADEDMQRMFELFPRLKERRNQRAMTMSGGEQQMLAIARALMSRPKLLLLDEPSLGLAPIVVKQIFQTLRELAQTGMTIFLVEQNANHALKLSDRAYVMVTGEIRMSGTGEELLGNQEVRNAYLGGH
- a CDS encoding putative quinol monooxygenase, with product MLKVALLVRLEAKPGKVAEVEDFLRDGLPLVREEPDTTAWFALRIGPTTFGIFDAFDSDLGLQAHLSGQVAAALMERAGELFREPPRIERVEVLAAKLPFAEEEEEF
- a CDS encoding phospholipase, producing MRPANARHPVIVVPIALRHTQEATLCPPWFVCESEYPPRVCTYKPLINGEETFRAVHQAIAGAQRSVDIICWGFQPSMHLVRDGSDDRCIGELLKAKAKAGVQVRILGWEMPLNATGYLGEANLPGKGGIADRAGQTATDEQHAYDHQWFTAHAVADDQAGVLADAGRPLFVSRGFSLSERAEIAYQLKRKRLDPGLAWQARAVMAGSVTHHQKSVLVDYELPEQAIGFVMGHNLLDEYWDTDQHSALKRPDPKNPRAETHAPHRGPRGALPRQDISCQVTGMILKDLHHNFATAWTKETGEDLLSSRKAEEVAEQLKPRREHGNMQMSQLLRTQAQQTDAVLDIQAGYLKAVNNATQFIYIENQYFRWPPLAEAIKQAAKDQTREGRDPGKHGALHLFVVTNATDEGIGKGTVNTQRMLESLGRADTIPKVTKLARIKEARQAMPPKPRPDGGNDLHGRQELAKWQAELDRKTQAIKDEVLIPETIPGLKVHVCSLVAPDSPAGNWMPVYIHSKLMIVNDVLTTHGSANINSRSMMADSELNILHEWYSVTQAMRRRLWDLHTAGKGVQDDPAEAFKAWKRIIKRNNERQSKGLPPDTPLVEFLYDKADWKDLD
- a CDS encoding ABC transporter ATP-binding protein, encoding MSDANILSVEHLMMHFGGIKALNDVSLKIKRGSISALIGPNGAGKTTVFNCLTGFYKATGGRIQLNTRGATTDVIKVLGEPFQPTDFVNPSQLASRLRYKMFGGTHLVNRAGLARTFQNIRLFREMSVVENLLVAQHMWVNRSLLAGVFNTPGFRKAEEDALNHAFYWLEVVDLVDAANRLAGELSYGQQRRLEIARAMCTRPQLICLDEPAAGLNPAETEALSRIIRKLRDEHDQTVLLIEHDMGMVMSISDHIVVLDHGEVIAEGAPHDIRHDPKVIAAYLGAEEEEVA
- a CDS encoding ornithine cyclodeaminase family protein translates to MQTLRFFTNADVAAALTYPQLIDALRHGLANPAMAPLRASHALPGDASLLCMPVWQKGRGVGVKLVTVYPHNDEKGLPSVAALFTLFDDATGRPLAVLEASELTARRTACTSALAAHALVRHDASRLLVVGTGTLAAHMVRAHSVVRQYTRVDIWGRHPDKAAELVRSLAAEGYPVQVAPDLQTCAQQADCISCVTTSTSPLILGDWLHPGTHLDLVGAFLPTMRETDSAAVARSRIVVDTRAGALEEAGDLLQAIAEGAITEHSIHLELADLLHGRGHRQTNSEITLFKSVGYALEDLIAAQLVLASSEG